In the Topomyia yanbarensis strain Yona2022 chromosome 3, ASM3024719v1, whole genome shotgun sequence genome, one interval contains:
- the LOC131689173 gene encoding myosin heavy chain, clone 203-like yields the protein MDLNAQVNSTDHQLMDQPEVVENVDDRVSSGDESNDSEGHEICQDIVAEVHALYQSDKSIVLVELVKSRIQQIKLKRQIDVLKLVLDKSCAAKTKLQLNLACSNRMVVCLQEAAKEQANLSAKITQQYNIVVDMIGEIDLKRLKLIKDSRERRMESTTFEEKMNQIEKELQEQTSFAKSESERNCQLREQIEELVKTNYALKDQLTEADKTHQTLISSHSVQLNEIEIHMTKMNEQLAKADERIASEIQTNSALKNTIDSVLAEKTHLSMEVTAMEIKFAQLEKEMEVKLQEMENSYRIQHETENIEASEKYGQMKENAIQMELEVTKLTGTIDNMQKELKDANERLDHEKNKVEEFENKVGGMQAILEDRNNEIYSLHAKLNGEQKRFEEQKQQLQQKCMEIQNQLEGFQKESEVKDSKIEKLENDLASHAAKISFMDSQIKEKEGELLSLPDKLAKLEQANNRIAQLEAELSKMTSFEQQLLEKEVKGRALTPQITSTPCHEIDLGSSSDVTSAKKPRISDQEGVSGSNYSTFQSNVLRKRAPLKFFGAHSVNTRSPPQESMITHAKTFFGTNRRSGANVDLNLSFASTVNIDDEPLETTSASNSSSIRMVKPFFRKQQEKQ from the exons ATGGATTTAAACGCACAG GTAAACAGCACGGACCACCAGCTAATGGATCAGCCAGAAGTTGTCGAAAATGTGGATGACCGTGTTTCGTCTGGTGACGAGTCGAATGATTCAGAAGGACATGAAATATGTCAAGACATAGTTGCTGAAGTGCACGCTTTGTACCAAAGCGATAAATCTATCGTTCTTGTAGAACTTGTAAAAAGTCGCATTCAACAGATTAAGCTCAAACGACAAATTGATGTGCTCAAGCTTGTCCTAGATAAATCATGCGCTGCTAAGACGAAGCTACAGCTTAATTTGGCCTGCAGCAACAGAATGGTGGTGTGCTTGCAAGAAGC gGCAAAAGAACAAGCAAATCTATCTGCCAAAATTACCCAGCAGTACAATATTGTCGTGGATATGATAGGAGAGATAGATCTCAAACGGCTGAAACTCATTAAAGATAGCCGTGAACGTCGGATGGAGTCCACaacttttgaagaaaaaatgaatcaaattgaaaaagAGT TACAAGAGCAAACATCTTTCGCAAAATCAGAATCCGAGCGCAACTGCCAACTACGGGAGCAAATAGAAGAGTTGGTTAAAACCAACTACGCTCTAAAGGATCAACTCACAGAGGCAGATAAGACACATCAAACATTGATTTCTTCCCACTCAGTCCAACTGAATGAGATTGAGATTCATATGACAAAAATGAACGAACAGCTAGCTAAAGCTGATGAACGTATTGCCAGCGAAATACAAACAAATTCAGCGCTTAAAAATACTATCGATTCTGTTCTGGCTGAGAAGACTCATCTTTCGATGGAAGTAACAGCAATGGAAATAAAGTTCGCGCAGCTAGAGAAAGAGATGGAAGTCAAATTACAGGAAATGGAGAATTCCTACCGAATACAACATGAAACGGAGAATATAGAAGCTAGTGAGAAATACGGGCAGATGAAAGAAAACGCCATCCAAATGGAATTAGAAGTTACAAAACTAACTGGAACTATTGATAACATGCAAAAAGAGCTCAAGGATGCCAATGAGAGATTGGATCACGAGAAAAACAAGGTCgaagaatttgaaaataaagTCGGCGGTATGCAAGCTATTCTTGAAGATCGAAATAATGAAATATATTCGCTTCATGCAAAGTTGAACGGTGAACAGAAGCGATTTGAGGAACAAAAACAGCAACTTCAACAGAAATGCATGGAGATTCAAAATCAGTTGGAGGGCTTTCAAAAGGAGTCAGAAGTTAAAGAttctaaaattgaaaagttGGAAAATGATCTGGCTAGTCATGCTGCGAAAATATCTTTCATGGATTCGCAAATCAAAGAAAAGGAAGGCGAATTGTTATCGTTGCCGGATAAGTTGGCAAAATTAGAACAAGCCAACAACAGGATCGCCCAGCTGGAAGCGGAACTTTCTAAGATGACTTCGTTCGAgcaacagcttttagaaaaagAAGTCAAAGGTCGTGCATTGACACCACAAATAACTTCGACGCCATGTCATGAGATCGATCTAGGAAGCAGCTCTGATGTCACGTCGGCTAAGAAACCACGAATTTCTGATCAAGAAGGCGTAAGCGGTTCTAACTACAGTACGTTTCAAAGCAACGTCCTTCGAAAGCGAGCTCCTTTGAAGTTTTTCGGAGCCCATTCTGTGAATACCCGTTCACCTCCGCAAGAGTCAATGATAACCCATGCAAAGACCTTTTTTGGGACGAACCGTCGGAGTGGAGCAAACGTGGACCTCAATTTGAGTTTTGCG AGTACTGTTAATATCGACGACGAACCATTGGAAACAACGAGTGCTTCTAACAGCTCTTCCATCCGAATGGTGAAACCGTTCTTTCGGAAACAACAGGAGAAACAGTGA